The following coding sequences are from one Pelagovum sp. HNIBRBA483 window:
- the xdhA gene encoding xanthine dehydrogenase small subunit gives MTEIAFLLNGETVRVAATPTRTLLDFLREDHHLKGTKEGCNEGDCGACTVVVSDGSGTRALNACILFLPQLHGKSVRTVEGLSGPNGELHPVQEAMVAHHGSQCGFCTPGFIASMVAAHQLGRTDHDNVLAGNLCRCTGYAPIIRAAESLEGVQAPDWFDGDLHGTDAAEIDIAPTTLDALASWYADNSDATLIAGATDVGLWVTKQQRDLPKVAFLNQCAELREVDLSGDLIRVGAGVNMTTMRELMEVYHPSYAEMIRRYASEQVRNAATIGGNIANGSPIGDNPPVLIALDATLHLRHRDVTRDLPIEDFFIDYGKQDRAAGELVIGVSLPKSAPALRVYKLSKRFDQDISAVCGAFNVTIEDGTVTAARIAFGGMAGTPKRASAVEAALIGQPWTDATITAALHAFAEDFTPLSDMRASATYRLETAQNMLRRYFYDLAGQTVNVLEVQP, from the coding sequence ATGACCGAGATCGCGTTTCTTCTCAACGGAGAGACCGTACGGGTTGCGGCCACCCCAACTCGTACACTCCTCGATTTTCTGCGCGAGGATCATCATCTTAAAGGCACCAAAGAAGGCTGCAACGAAGGCGATTGCGGCGCTTGCACCGTTGTTGTCAGCGATGGCAGCGGCACCCGGGCGCTCAACGCTTGCATTCTGTTCCTTCCTCAATTGCACGGCAAATCCGTCCGCACGGTCGAGGGGCTTTCCGGCCCGAATGGAGAACTGCACCCCGTGCAGGAGGCCATGGTCGCCCATCACGGCTCGCAGTGCGGTTTCTGCACACCAGGCTTTATCGCGTCGATGGTCGCCGCCCATCAGCTGGGGCGCACCGATCACGACAATGTTCTGGCAGGCAATCTCTGCCGCTGCACCGGCTATGCCCCGATCATCCGCGCGGCCGAATCCCTCGAAGGCGTGCAAGCGCCCGATTGGTTCGATGGCGATCTCCACGGCACCGACGCCGCTGAAATCGACATCGCCCCGACCACGCTCGACGCGCTCGCCTCTTGGTACGCCGATAACTCCGACGCCACGCTAATTGCAGGCGCGACCGACGTCGGCCTCTGGGTCACCAAACAGCAACGCGACCTGCCCAAGGTCGCCTTCCTCAATCAATGCGCCGAGCTGCGCGAGGTTGATCTCTCCGGCGATCTGATCCGCGTCGGCGCTGGCGTCAACATGACCACCATGCGTGAGCTGATGGAGGTCTATCATCCTTCCTATGCCGAGATGATCCGCCGCTACGCCTCCGAACAGGTGCGCAATGCCGCCACCATCGGTGGCAATATCGCCAACGGCTCCCCCATCGGGGACAACCCGCCGGTGCTGATCGCGCTGGATGCCACCCTGCACCTGCGCCACCGCGACGTGACCCGCGACCTGCCAATCGAAGATTTCTTCATCGACTACGGCAAACAGGACCGCGCGGCAGGCGAATTGGTCATCGGCGTCAGCCTGCCCAAATCCGCGCCTGCCCTGCGGGTCTACAAGCTGTCCAAGCGCTTCGATCAAGACATCTCCGCCGTCTGCGGCGCGTTTAACGTGACCATCGAGGATGGCACCGTCACCGCCGCCCGCATCGCCTTTGGCGGCATGGCAGGCACCCCCAAACGCGCCAGCGCGGTCGAGGCCGCACTCATCGGCCAACCGTGGACCGACGCCACCATCACCGCCGCACTTCACGCCTTTGCTGAGGATTTCACCCCTCTCAGCGATATGCGTGCCTCCGCCACTTACCGGCTGGAAACCGCACAAAACATGCTGCGCCGCTACTTCTACGATCTCGCCGGTCAGACGGTGAATGTGCTGGAGGTGCAGCCATGA
- the xdhB gene encoding xanthine dehydrogenase molybdopterin binding subunit, with amino-acid sequence MSVHKPLPHDSGPLHVTGQARYIDDIPVPAGTLHLAFGLSTVARGRITALDLASVRAASGVVAVLTADDLPFANDVSPSIHDEPLLSDGTVHYVGQPIFLVVASSHHAARRAARLAEISYEAETPILTVDDALAAGSYFEDGPRTWTKGDADTALTSATHRLQGRLEMGGQEHFYLEGQAALALPQEGGDMVVHSSTQHPTEIQHKVAEALGVPMNAVRVEARRMGGGFGGKESQGNALACACAIAARATGRACKMRYDRDDDMVITGKRHDFRIDYDVGFDDEGRITGITFEQFTRGGWALDLTIPVADRAMLHADNAYLLDHVRITSHRLKTNTQSATAYRGFGGPQGVLGIERVMDHIAHYLGRDALSVRQTNFYAPMADVRAGKVTNNTTPYGMEVRDFLLHEMTERLVAQSDYSARCVEIAEWNDANPLMKRGIAYSPVKFGISFTLTHLNQAGALVHVYQDGSIHLNHGGTEMGQGLFQKVAQVAASRFSVDPSLVKITATDTAKVPNTSATAASSGSDLNGMAAKIACDTIRDRMAEALAALHQTTADKVQFSDGRVQIGRESMSFAEAAATCYQNRVSLSATGFYKTPDLSWDRIAGHGRPFFYFAHGAAITEVVVDTLTGENRILRADILHDVGKSLNPALDIGQVEGAYVQGAGWLTTEELVWDDAGRLRTHAPSTYKIPACSDRPREFNVALWDGENPEATIYRSKAVGEPPFMLGISAYLALSNAATACGPNYPDLRAPATAENLLAAIKRARG; translated from the coding sequence ATGAGCGTCCACAAGCCCCTCCCCCATGACAGCGGCCCACTGCACGTCACCGGCCAAGCCCGCTATATTGATGACATCCCAGTTCCCGCTGGCACGCTGCACCTCGCCTTCGGCCTCTCGACCGTCGCACGCGGCCGCATCACCGCGCTTGATCTCGCTTCTGTGCGCGCCGCGTCAGGCGTTGTCGCGGTGCTGACGGCGGATGACCTGCCCTTCGCCAATGATGTCTCCCCCTCGATCCACGACGAGCCGCTCCTGTCGGACGGCACGGTCCATTATGTCGGTCAACCGATCTTTCTGGTGGTCGCATCCTCCCATCACGCTGCCCGCCGCGCCGCGCGGCTGGCCGAGATCAGCTATGAGGCCGAAACCCCGATCCTGACAGTGGATGACGCCCTCGCCGCCGGCAGCTATTTCGAGGATGGCCCCCGCACATGGACCAAGGGTGACGCCGATACCGCGCTCACCTCCGCCACCCACCGCCTGCAAGGGCGGCTCGAAATGGGCGGTCAGGAGCATTTCTACCTCGAAGGCCAAGCCGCCCTCGCCCTTCCACAAGAAGGCGGCGATATGGTGGTGCATTCCTCCACCCAACACCCCACCGAAATTCAGCACAAAGTGGCCGAAGCCCTTGGCGTCCCGATGAACGCTGTGCGCGTCGAAGCGCGGCGCATGGGCGGCGGCTTCGGCGGCAAAGAGAGCCAAGGCAACGCACTTGCCTGTGCCTGCGCCATTGCCGCCCGCGCCACCGGCCGCGCCTGCAAAATGCGCTATGACCGCGACGACGATATGGTCATCACCGGCAAGCGCCACGACTTCCGCATCGATTATGACGTCGGCTTCGATGACGAGGGCCGCATAACCGGCATCACCTTCGAGCAGTTCACCCGTGGCGGCTGGGCGCTCGACCTCACGATCCCCGTCGCCGACCGCGCGATGCTCCACGCAGATAACGCCTATCTGCTGGACCACGTCCGCATCACCTCTCACCGGCTCAAGACCAACACCCAATCCGCCACCGCCTATCGTGGCTTCGGTGGTCCGCAGGGCGTCTTGGGCATCGAACGGGTGATGGATCATATCGCGCATTACCTTGGCCGCGATGCGCTCTCCGTTCGGCAGACGAATTTTTATGCTCCGATGGCCGATGTCCGCGCCGGAAAGGTTACCAACAATACCACCCCCTACGGGATGGAAGTGCGCGATTTCCTCCTGCACGAAATGACCGAGCGCTTGGTGGCGCAAAGCGACTATTCCGCCCGCTGCGTCGAAATCGCAGAATGGAACGACGCCAACCCGCTGATGAAACGCGGCATCGCCTATTCTCCGGTAAAGTTCGGCATTTCATTCACCCTGACCCATCTTAATCAGGCCGGTGCGCTGGTGCATGTCTATCAAGACGGCTCGATCCACCTCAACCACGGCGGCACTGAAATGGGCCAGGGCCTTTTTCAGAAGGTAGCGCAAGTTGCCGCGTCCCGCTTCAGTGTTGATCCCTCGCTGGTGAAGATCACCGCGACCGATACCGCCAAAGTGCCCAATACATCCGCCACCGCCGCGTCATCCGGCTCTGACCTCAACGGCATGGCCGCCAAGATCGCCTGCGACACCATCCGTGACCGCATGGCCGAGGCTCTGGCTGCGCTCCACCAAACAACCGCTGACAAAGTGCAATTTAGCGATGGCCGCGTCCAGATCGGCCGCGAAAGCATGAGCTTCGCCGAGGCCGCCGCCACCTGCTATCAGAACCGCGTCAGCCTCTCGGCCACCGGCTTTTACAAAACCCCCGATCTCAGCTGGGACCGCATCGCGGGCCATGGCCGCCCGTTCTTCTACTTCGCCCATGGCGCTGCGATCACCGAGGTCGTCGTCGATACCCTTACCGGCGAGAACCGCATACTCCGTGCCGATATCCTCCATGATGTGGGCAAGAGCCTCAATCCAGCGCTCGACATCGGGCAGGTCGAAGGCGCCTATGTCCAAGGGGCAGGCTGGCTCACCACCGAAGAGCTCGTCTGGGACGATGCCGGCCGCCTGCGCACCCATGCGCCTTCCACCTACAAAATCCCCGCCTGTTCGGACCGCCCCCGCGAGTTTAACGTGGCCCTCTGGGATGGCGAAAACCCCGAAGCCACGATCTACCGCTCCAAAGCAGTGGGCGAGCCGCCCTTCATGCTGGGCATTTCCGCCTATCTTGCGCTTTCCAATGCGGCCACCGCCTGCGGCCCGAACTACCCCGATCTCCGCGCGCCCGCCACGGCGGAGAACCTCCTCGCCGCAATCAAACGGGCACGCGGATGA
- the xdhC gene encoding xanthine dehydrogenase accessory protein XdhC: protein MSFDRDTLAAAVADHGTVVRILVLRSAGSAPRDGGTSMLVWADGMSGTIGGGTLEWQAITEALTLLNSDNAIQHRTLPLGPALGQCCGGAVTLVWERFNAATLPQHFPFARPLQQGAAMPASLTRRLPHLGDSFAPFEQDGWIVESALPQGRPLWVWGAGHVGRALVDVLAPLPDLSITWVDTARERFPAHIPEGVTILPAAEPTRLTPHAPRDADHIVLTYSHELDLALCYALLGHGFASLGLIGSATKWARFRSRLAALGHSHEQIARIACPIGDPSLGKHPHAIALGVATSLLRQVQKQTDNRGTLSSERDTA, encoded by the coding sequence ATGAGCTTTGACCGTGACACCCTCGCGGCTGCGGTCGCGGATCATGGCACGGTGGTCCGCATCCTTGTGCTGCGCAGCGCCGGTTCCGCCCCGCGCGACGGTGGCACCTCCATGCTCGTCTGGGCCGACGGCATGTCCGGCACCATCGGCGGCGGCACGCTCGAGTGGCAGGCCATTACTGAGGCCCTTACATTGCTGAACAGCGACAACGCAATACAACACCGCACGCTCCCGCTCGGCCCCGCGCTCGGCCAATGCTGCGGCGGCGCAGTCACCCTCGTCTGGGAACGGTTCAACGCCGCCACCCTGCCGCAGCACTTCCCCTTCGCCCGCCCTCTGCAACAGGGCGCAGCCATGCCCGCGAGCCTCACCCGCCGCCTGCCGCATCTGGGCGACAGCTTCGCCCCGTTCGAGCAAGACGGCTGGATCGTCGAATCCGCTTTGCCACAAGGCCGCCCGCTCTGGGTCTGGGGCGCAGGTCATGTGGGCCGCGCGCTTGTCGATGTGCTGGCCCCGCTGCCCGATCTTTCCATCACATGGGTCGACACCGCCCGCGAACGGTTCCCCGCGCATATCCCTGAGGGTGTCACGATCCTCCCCGCAGCTGAGCCTACGCGCCTCACCCCGCATGCGCCTCGCGACGCGGATCATATCGTGCTCACCTACAGCCACGAGCTGGACCTTGCGCTCTGCTACGCGCTTCTCGGCCACGGCTTCGCCAGCCTCGGCCTGATCGGTTCCGCCACAAAATGGGCGCGCTTCCGCAGTCGCCTTGCCGCACTCGGCCACAGTCACGAACAAATTGCGCGTATCGCTTGCCCCATCGGGGACCCGTCATTAGGAAAACACCCGCACGCCATCGCGCTCGGGGTCGCAACAAGCCTGCTCAGACAGGTGCAAAAACAAACAGATAACAGGGGGACGTTATCCAGTGAGAGAGACACTGCTTGA
- a CDS encoding ABC transporter ATP-binding protein → MRETLLELDGLTKAYPGVVANSDVSFQIGKGEVHALLGENGAGKSTLVKTIYGLVKPDTGTMTLEGKPFAPAEPRSARASGIAMVFQHFSLFDALDVAENIALGMENPPAMGDLADRIRDVSETYGLPLDPSRIVGDLSAGERQRVEIIRCLLQDPKLLIMDEPTSVLTPQEVEILFETLRLLSSEGTAILYISHKLEEIRALCESATILRLGKVVGTCDPRQTSAREMAEMMVGSTLHTPEREAKDPGEVVLSIKSLSAPAPHRFGTALKDISIDVRAGEVLGIGGVAGNGQDELVAALSGEMRTGAGMVSLNGQSIGHLMPNARRARGLCAAPEERNGHAAAPDMSLTENATLTGTVRMGLTKNGFVQWHKARSFAEEVIKAFDVRTPGPDNAARSLSGGNLQKFVIGREIMQKPRVFVVNQPTWGVDASAAAAIRQALLDLAADGAAVVVISQDLDELMEISDRFAALNGGALSAPRPAQGLTVEEIGLMLGGAHDMEVAHVEA, encoded by the coding sequence GTGAGAGAGACACTGCTTGAACTCGACGGCCTGACCAAGGCCTATCCGGGGGTCGTCGCCAACAGCGATGTCTCCTTCCAGATCGGCAAGGGTGAGGTCCACGCGCTCTTGGGCGAAAACGGCGCTGGAAAGTCCACGCTGGTCAAAACGATCTACGGCCTCGTCAAGCCCGACACCGGCACGATGACCCTCGAAGGCAAGCCCTTCGCCCCCGCCGAACCACGCTCCGCCCGCGCCTCCGGTATCGCGATGGTGTTCCAGCATTTCTCGCTTTTTGACGCGCTCGACGTGGCCGAGAATATCGCCCTTGGCATGGAAAACCCGCCCGCAATGGGCGATCTGGCCGACCGCATCCGTGACGTGTCCGAAACCTATGGCCTGCCGCTTGATCCTTCGCGGATCGTCGGCGATCTCTCCGCCGGTGAGCGTCAGCGGGTCGAAATCATCCGCTGCCTTCTACAAGACCCCAAGCTCCTGATCATGGACGAACCCACCTCCGTGCTCACCCCGCAAGAGGTCGAGATCCTGTTCGAGACGCTCCGGCTCCTCTCGTCTGAAGGCACCGCCATCCTCTACATTTCCCACAAGCTCGAAGAGATCCGCGCCCTGTGCGAAAGCGCCACGATCCTGCGTTTGGGCAAGGTCGTCGGCACCTGTGACCCGCGCCAGACATCGGCCCGCGAAATGGCCGAGATGATGGTCGGCTCCACCCTCCATACCCCCGAGCGCGAGGCCAAAGACCCAGGCGAGGTCGTACTCTCGATCAAATCGCTCTCCGCCCCCGCGCCGCACCGCTTCGGCACGGCGCTCAAGGACATCTCCATTGATGTCCGCGCCGGCGAAGTGCTCGGTATCGGCGGCGTCGCGGGCAACGGTCAGGACGAACTCGTCGCCGCCCTCTCCGGCGAGATGCGCACTGGTGCGGGCATGGTATCGCTCAACGGCCAGTCGATCGGCCACCTGATGCCCAATGCCCGCCGCGCGCGCGGCCTCTGCGCCGCGCCGGAGGAGCGCAACGGCCATGCCGCCGCCCCCGATATGAGCCTGACCGAGAATGCCACCCTCACCGGCACCGTCCGCATGGGGCTCACCAAGAACGGCTTCGTCCAATGGCACAAGGCCCGCAGCTTTGCCGAAGAGGTGATAAAGGCCTTTGATGTCCGCACCCCCGGCCCCGACAATGCGGCGCGGTCGCTCTCCGGTGGCAACCTGCAAAAATTCGTCATCGGCCGCGAAATCATGCAAAAACCCCGCGTGTTTGTGGTCAACCAGCCCACATGGGGCGTCGATGCTTCCGCCGCCGCTGCGATCCGGCAGGCGCTCCTTGATCTGGCCGCCGACGGCGCAGCCGTCGTGGTGATCTCCCAAGACCTCGACGAATTGATGGAAATTTCTGACCGCTTCGCCGCTCTCAACGGTGGTGCCCTGTCAGCCCCGCGCCCCGCCCAAGGCCTGACGGTCGAAGAGATCGGCCTGATGCTCGGCGGCGCTCATGATATGGAGGTGGCCCATGTTGAGGCTTGA
- a CDS encoding ABC transporter permease produces the protein MLRLEKRPQPSQVWTYTTPLLAVAITMVMGGILFAALGKDPLIAIRTIFWDPMFGQFASYSLPQLLVKAGPLMLIAIGLSFGFRAGVWNIGAEGQYIIGAICGAAVGLAFYPMEARWLIFPLMIIAGFAGGMLWALIPGFLRVRFGTNEILVSLMLVYVAEQLLASMSLGLLRNPEGMGFPGSRNLGQITSSQNLELISGTGMHWGVVFAFIAVIFAYIALSRHMFGFNVRLAGQSPKAAAFSGVNPKRLVLICMGLSGALAGAAGLFEVAGPSGQVSIDFNVGYGFTAIIVAFLGRLHPVGILLAALLMALTYIGGEIAQLTLGLPGAAIQLFQGMLLFFLLAVDVLTNYRIVLAKSEAA, from the coding sequence ATGTTGAGGCTTGAGAAACGCCCCCAGCCCTCACAGGTATGGACCTACACCACCCCGCTTCTGGCGGTCGCGATCACCATGGTTATGGGCGGCATCCTGTTCGCCGCACTGGGCAAAGACCCCCTGATCGCCATCCGCACCATCTTCTGGGATCCGATGTTCGGCCAGTTCGCCAGCTACTCGCTGCCGCAACTTCTGGTCAAAGCCGGCCCGCTGATGCTCATCGCCATTGGCCTGTCCTTCGGCTTCCGCGCGGGCGTGTGGAATATCGGCGCTGAAGGCCAGTATATCATCGGCGCGATATGCGGCGCGGCGGTGGGGCTTGCCTTCTACCCGATGGAGGCCCGCTGGCTGATCTTCCCCCTGATGATTATCGCAGGCTTTGCAGGGGGCATGCTCTGGGCGCTGATCCCCGGCTTCCTGCGGGTGCGCTTTGGCACCAACGAAATCCTTGTTTCCCTGATGCTCGTCTATGTGGCAGAGCAGCTTCTGGCCTCGATGTCGCTCGGCCTCCTCCGCAATCCAGAGGGCATGGGCTTCCCCGGCAGCCGCAACCTGGGCCAGATCACGTCGAGCCAAAACCTCGAACTCATCTCCGGCACTGGCATGCACTGGGGCGTTGTCTTTGCCTTCATCGCGGTGATCTTCGCCTATATCGCGCTCTCGCGGCATATGTTCGGCTTCAATGTCCGCCTTGCAGGGCAAAGCCCCAAGGCCGCAGCCTTCTCCGGCGTGAACCCCAAGCGCCTCGTGCTGATCTGCATGGGCCTTTCGGGTGCGCTGGCAGGTGCTGCGGGCCTGTTCGAGGTCGCTGGCCCCTCGGGCCAAGTCTCGATTGATTTCAACGTGGGCTACGGCTTCACAGCGATCATCGTGGCCTTCCTCGGAAGGCTGCATCCGGTGGGTATCCTCTTGGCGGCACTCCTGATGGCGCTGACCTATATCGGCGGCGAAATCGCCCAGCTGACCCTCGGCCTGCCCGGCGCAGCGATCCAGCTGTTTCAGGGGATGCTTCTGTTCTTCCTCCTCGCCGTGGATGTGCTGACCAACTACCGCATCGTTCTTGCCAAGTCGGAGGCCGCGTAA
- a CDS encoding ABC transporter permease, producing MDFSSINPILLLASLMVASTPILLAAIGELVVERAGVLNLGVEGMMITGAVCGFVVAYHSGSPWLGFICAALGGAALSMLFAFLTQFLLSNQVATGLALTLFGLGLSALIGQGYNGIKAPNFPDWHIPLLGDIPVIGPIVFQHDPMVYVGLLIVGAVWAFLKYSRAGLILRAVGENHDAAHALGYNVIFIRFLAIGFGGACAGLGGAYISLVRVPQWTEGMTAGAGWIALAIVVFASWKPSRLLLGAYLFGGVTVLQLNLQAAGLAIPVEYLSMSPYLATIIVLVIMSAGRAPGSLGKIFHASR from the coding sequence ATGGATTTCTCTTCAATCAACCCGATCCTGCTGCTGGCCTCGCTGATGGTCGCCTCCACCCCGATCCTGCTCGCCGCGATTGGCGAACTGGTGGTCGAACGCGCAGGCGTGCTGAACCTCGGCGTCGAAGGCATGATGATCACCGGCGCGGTCTGCGGCTTTGTCGTTGCCTACCACTCCGGCTCGCCTTGGCTCGGCTTCATCTGCGCGGCGCTTGGCGGCGCGGCGCTGTCCATGCTCTTCGCTTTCCTGACCCAGTTCCTCCTGTCCAATCAGGTTGCCACCGGCCTCGCGCTGACGCTTTTCGGCCTCGGCCTCTCAGCGCTCATCGGGCAAGGCTACAACGGGATCAAAGCCCCCAACTTCCCCGACTGGCATATCCCCCTTCTGGGCGACATTCCCGTCATTGGCCCAATTGTTTTCCAGCATGACCCGATGGTCTATGTTGGGCTGCTGATCGTGGGCGCTGTCTGGGCGTTTCTCAAGTATTCGCGGGCTGGCCTGATTCTGCGCGCCGTGGGTGAAAACCACGACGCGGCGCACGCATTGGGCTACAACGTCATCTTTATCCGCTTCCTTGCCATAGGCTTCGGCGGCGCCTGCGCAGGGCTTGGCGGCGCCTACATCAGCCTCGTCCGCGTGCCACAATGGACCGAGGGCATGACCGCCGGCGCTGGCTGGATTGCCCTTGCTATCGTGGTATTTGCAAGCTGGAAGCCGAGCCGTCTTTTGCTCGGTGCCTATCTATTCGGCGGAGTGACCGTCTTGCAGCTGAACCTTCAGGCAGCAGGGCTTGCGATCCCCGTCGAATATCTTTCCATGTCGCCATACCTTGCGACGATCATTGTTCTTGTCATTATGTCAGCCGGACGTGCGCCGGGATCGCTTGGCAAGATCTTCCATGCCTCGCGTTGA